In Fundidesulfovibrio soli, a single genomic region encodes these proteins:
- a CDS encoding 4Fe-4S dicluster domain-containing protein gives MPILDELKAAIAKRLPELDVVIGWGKGFDALHHTPVFITSEADLDKLELGPLSVQNLATYLTRYPKTKKIGVVVKGCDSRSVVQLLQEKLINRENVVVFGFPCEGVVDLEKVKRALEGQGMEIARVSEATFQGERCTLTTGGKAGSLPMADLWADKCNRCQYHDAVMSDEFVGQRLDRKAEDAYADVAAFEAKPLAERQAFWQEQMSRCIRCYACRNACPLCVCRDQCIAQTREPNWVSQRTGVEEKFMFQMIHASHLAGRCTECGECERACPVGIPILLLKRKNNKEVLELFDYRAGIDPEAKPPLLAFKVEEEKINERGW, from the coding sequence GTGCCCATTCTCGACGAACTCAAGGCCGCCATCGCAAAGCGGCTGCCCGAACTGGACGTGGTCATCGGCTGGGGCAAGGGCTTCGACGCCCTGCACCACACCCCGGTGTTCATCACCAGCGAGGCGGACCTGGACAAGCTGGAACTCGGGCCGCTGTCGGTCCAGAACCTGGCCACTTACCTGACCCGCTACCCCAAGACCAAGAAGATCGGCGTGGTGGTCAAGGGCTGCGACAGCCGCTCCGTGGTGCAGCTGCTGCAGGAGAAGCTCATCAACCGCGAGAACGTGGTGGTCTTCGGCTTCCCCTGCGAAGGCGTGGTGGACCTGGAGAAGGTCAAGCGCGCCCTCGAGGGCCAGGGCATGGAGATCGCCCGCGTGAGCGAGGCAACCTTCCAGGGCGAACGCTGCACCCTGACCACTGGCGGCAAGGCGGGCTCCCTGCCCATGGCCGACCTCTGGGCGGACAAGTGCAACCGCTGCCAATACCACGACGCGGTCATGAGCGACGAATTCGTGGGCCAACGCCTGGATCGCAAGGCCGAGGACGCCTACGCCGACGTGGCCGCCTTCGAGGCCAAGCCCCTGGCCGAGCGCCAGGCCTTCTGGCAGGAGCAGATGAGCCGCTGCATCCGCTGCTACGCCTGCCGCAACGCCTGCCCGCTGTGCGTCTGCCGCGACCAGTGCATCGCCCAGACGCGCGAGCCCAACTGGGTCAGCCAGCGCACCGGCGTGGAAGAGAAGTTCATGTTCCAGATGATCCACGCCTCCCACCTGGCCGGGCGCTGCACCGAGTGCGGCGAATGCGAGCGCGCATGCCCTGTGGGCATTCCGATCCTGCTGCTCAAGCGCAAGAACAACAAGGAAGTCCTGGAGCTGTTCGACTACCGCGCCGGGATCGATCCCGAGGCCAAGCCGCCGCTGCTGGCGTTCAAGGTCGAGGAAGAAAAAATCAACGAGAGGGGCTGGTGA
- a CDS encoding hydrogenase iron-sulfur subunit → MSKELRIIGFLCNWCSYGGADTAGVGRFTQPTDLRIVRLPCSGRIDPLFVLKTLTGGADGVLVSGCHPRDCHYSEGNFYARRRLEMVKRFLPVIGIDPGRFEYTWVSASEGQRWQTVVRGFTEQIHALGPIQRFGKDAAATAAQLAASHA, encoded by the coding sequence ATGAGCAAGGAACTCCGCATCATAGGCTTTCTGTGCAACTGGTGCTCCTACGGCGGCGCGGACACCGCCGGCGTGGGCCGCTTCACCCAGCCCACGGACCTGCGCATCGTGCGCCTGCCGTGCTCCGGCCGCATCGACCCGCTGTTCGTGCTCAAGACCCTGACCGGCGGCGCGGACGGGGTGCTGGTCTCGGGCTGCCACCCGCGCGACTGCCACTACTCCGAGGGCAACTTCTACGCCCGGCGCCGCCTGGAGATGGTCAAGCGCTTCCTGCCCGTCATTGGCATCGACCCCGGCCGCTTCGAGTATACCTGGGTCTCCGCCTCGGAAGGCCAGCGCTGGCAGACCGTGGTCAGGGGATTCACCGAGCAGATCCACGCGCTTGGCCCCATCCAGCGCTTCGGCAAGGACGCAGCGGCAACGGCCGCCCAACTCGCGGCCTCGCACGCTTAG
- a CDS encoding CoB--CoM heterodisulfide reductase iron-sulfur subunit A family protein, whose product MKIGVFICHCGSNIAGTVDVAKVAEMAKSLPEVAFASDTMYACSEPGQEGIIGAIKEMGLDGAVVASCTPRMHGPTFMRTVARAGLNPYMFEMANIREHVSWIGKDKEANTAKALDLVRMAVAKLARNKPLFAKSFAINKRVLVLGGGVAGIQAALDCADGGLEVVLVEKTTTIGGKMAKLDKTFPTVDCSCCILGPKMVDVAQHPNITLYASAEVDEVNGYVGNFQVKVRKKPTYVDWKLCTGCGACLEKCPSKKSPDLFNELVGTTTAINIPFPQAIPKKASIDAGSCIKFKTGKCGICAKVCPVKAINYEMEPEIVTEEVGAVIAATGYDLMDWTVYEQYGGGRYKDVITSLQYERLLSASGPTGGHIKRPSDGKEPKTVVFIQCVGSRDKSVGRPYCSGFCCMYTAKQAILTKDHIPDSESYVFYMDIRAPGKMYDEFTRRAMEEYGAKYVRGRVSMVYPSGGRYVVRGVDTLAGTQVEVEADLVVLAVGAEGATGAAHLAEKLRISYDAYGFYMESHPKLKPVETNTAGVYVAGCVQGPKDIPTSVAQGSAAAAKVLALFSKDQLQSDPQVSSVDLKRCVGCMKCAMTCPFGAIKEQEVRGEIKAQVIETMCQGCGLCTATCPQGAIQLQHFTDNQILAEVNALLASELEETQG is encoded by the coding sequence ATGAAAATCGGAGTCTTCATCTGCCACTGCGGTTCCAACATCGCCGGTACCGTTGACGTGGCCAAAGTGGCCGAAATGGCCAAGTCCCTGCCCGAGGTGGCCTTCGCTTCGGACACCATGTACGCCTGTTCCGAACCAGGCCAGGAAGGCATCATCGGCGCCATCAAGGAAATGGGCCTCGACGGCGCGGTGGTCGCCTCCTGCACCCCGCGCATGCACGGCCCCACCTTCATGCGCACGGTGGCGCGGGCGGGCTTGAACCCCTACATGTTCGAGATGGCCAACATCCGCGAGCATGTCTCCTGGATCGGCAAGGACAAGGAAGCCAACACCGCCAAGGCGCTCGACCTCGTGCGCATGGCCGTGGCCAAGCTTGCCCGCAACAAGCCGCTCTTCGCCAAGAGCTTCGCCATCAACAAGCGCGTGCTGGTGCTCGGCGGCGGCGTGGCGGGCATCCAGGCCGCGCTGGACTGCGCCGACGGCGGCCTTGAGGTGGTGCTGGTGGAGAAGACCACCACCATCGGCGGCAAGATGGCCAAGCTGGACAAGACCTTCCCCACCGTGGACTGCTCCTGCTGCATCCTCGGCCCCAAGATGGTGGACGTGGCCCAGCACCCCAACATCACGCTCTACGCCAGCGCCGAGGTGGACGAGGTCAACGGCTACGTGGGCAACTTCCAGGTCAAGGTGCGCAAGAAGCCCACCTACGTTGACTGGAAGCTCTGCACCGGCTGCGGGGCCTGCCTGGAAAAGTGCCCCAGCAAGAAGAGCCCTGACCTCTTCAACGAGCTGGTGGGCACCACCACGGCCATCAACATCCCGTTCCCGCAGGCCATCCCCAAGAAGGCCTCCATCGACGCGGGCTCCTGCATCAAATTCAAGACCGGCAAGTGCGGCATCTGCGCCAAGGTCTGCCCGGTCAAGGCCATCAACTACGAGATGGAGCCCGAGATCGTCACCGAGGAGGTGGGCGCGGTCATCGCGGCCACCGGCTACGACCTCATGGACTGGACCGTATACGAGCAGTACGGCGGCGGCCGCTACAAGGACGTGATCACCAGCCTCCAGTACGAGCGGCTGCTCTCGGCCTCCGGCCCCACGGGCGGGCACATCAAGCGCCCCTCCGACGGCAAGGAGCCCAAGACCGTGGTCTTCATCCAGTGCGTGGGTTCGCGCGACAAGTCCGTCGGGCGGCCCTACTGCTCCGGCTTCTGCTGCATGTACACGGCCAAGCAGGCCATCCTGACCAAGGACCACATCCCCGACAGCGAATCCTATGTATTCTACATGGATATCCGCGCCCCAGGCAAGATGTACGACGAGTTCACCCGCAGGGCCATGGAGGAATACGGGGCCAAGTACGTGCGCGGCCGCGTCTCCATGGTCTACCCCAGCGGCGGGCGCTACGTCGTGCGCGGCGTGGACACCCTGGCGGGCACGCAGGTCGAGGTCGAGGCGGACCTGGTGGTCCTGGCGGTGGGCGCGGAAGGCGCGACCGGCGCGGCGCACCTGGCCGAGAAGCTGCGCATCTCCTACGACGCCTACGGTTTCTACATGGAGAGCCACCCCAAGCTCAAACCCGTGGAGACCAACACGGCGGGCGTCTACGTGGCCGGCTGCGTGCAGGGCCCCAAGGACATCCCCACCTCCGTGGCCCAGGGCAGCGCGGCTGCCGCCAAGGTGCTGGCGCTGTTCTCGAAGGACCAGCTGCAGAGCGACCCGCAGGTCTCCTCCGTGGACCTCAAGCGCTGCGTGGGCTGCATGAAGTGCGCGATGACCTGCCCCTTCGGCGCCATCAAGGAGCAGGAGGTGCGCGGCGAGATCAAGGCCCAGGTGATCGAAACCATGTGCCAGGGCTGCGGCCTGTGCACCGCCACCTGCCCGCAGGGGGCCATCCAGCTGCAGCACTTCACGGACAACCAGATCCTGGCCGAGGTCAACGCCCTGCTCGCTAGCGAACTTGAGGAGACCCAGGGATGA
- a CDS encoding CoB--CoM heterodisulfide reductase iron-sulfur subunit B family protein, whose protein sequence is MTTLRYAYYPGCSGLGTSKEYDMSTRAVCEALGMELIDITDWSCCGSSPAHTVDDRLAGALSARNLVQAGDIEGVDAIITPCPSCLANLKTARHRLQKPEFRAEVNKLLERPVHGDILPVKSVLQAIVEDVGMEELRYRVRTPLKGMSIAPYYGCIMNRPPKIMEFDSHENPMALDNILEALGATVAPFNLKVECCGASFGVARRDIVERLSGKLLNLAAENNAQAMVTACPLCQMNLDARQNQINVANSTNHVMPIFYFTQLIGLALGFSQSQMGLEKLVVSPRELLAGAAG, encoded by the coding sequence GTGACGACCCTTCGTTACGCTTACTACCCCGGCTGCTCCGGCCTGGGTACGTCCAAGGAATACGACATGTCCACGCGGGCCGTGTGCGAGGCCCTGGGCATGGAGCTCATCGACATCACCGACTGGAGCTGCTGCGGCTCCTCCCCGGCCCACACCGTGGACGACCGCCTGGCGGGCGCGCTCTCAGCCCGCAACCTGGTCCAGGCCGGGGACATCGAGGGCGTCGACGCCATCATCACCCCCTGCCCCAGCTGCCTGGCCAATCTCAAGACCGCCCGCCACAGGCTCCAGAAGCCCGAATTCCGCGCCGAGGTGAACAAGCTGCTGGAGCGCCCCGTGCACGGCGACATCCTGCCGGTGAAGTCCGTGCTGCAGGCCATCGTGGAGGACGTGGGCATGGAGGAGCTGCGCTACCGCGTACGCACCCCCCTCAAGGGCATGTCCATCGCCCCCTACTACGGCTGCATCATGAACCGCCCGCCCAAAATCATGGAGTTCGACAGCCACGAGAACCCCATGGCCCTGGACAACATCCTGGAGGCCCTGGGCGCCACGGTGGCTCCCTTCAACCTCAAGGTGGAGTGCTGCGGCGCTTCCTTCGGCGTGGCCCGGCGCGACATCGTGGAGCGGCTCTCGGGCAAGCTCCTGAACCTGGCGGCCGAGAACAACGCCCAGGCCATGGTCACGGCCTGCCCGCTGTGCCAGATGAACCTGGACGCCCGCCAGAACCAGATCAACGTCGCCAACAGCACCAACCACGTCATGCCGATCTTCTACTTCACGCAGCTCATCGGGCTGGCGCTGGGCTTCTCGCAGAGCCAGATGGGGTTGGAAAAACTCGTCGTGAGCCCCCGGGAGCTTCTCGCCGGCGCAGCCGGATGA
- a CDS encoding 4Fe-4S dicluster domain-containing protein, producing the protein MHVINLSKTRDQEFISRVEQESGQNLSLCYQCGNCTAGCPVTFVYDIPVHQIVRLCQAGQKDAVLGCHSLWLCASCQSCTTRCPNSIDVAHIMDTLRHMARRDGYATEYGVKSFTDSFLESVERHGRAFELGLMMLYTMKTGKFWTDVDLAPAMLAKGKLGFKPHPVQNKEAISKIFKRFREEFAQ; encoded by the coding sequence ATGCACGTCATCAACTTGAGCAAGACTCGCGACCAGGAATTCATCTCCCGCGTCGAGCAGGAGTCCGGGCAGAACCTGAGCCTGTGCTACCAGTGCGGCAACTGCACGGCGGGCTGCCCCGTGACCTTCGTCTACGACATCCCGGTGCACCAGATCGTGCGGCTGTGCCAGGCGGGCCAGAAGGACGCCGTGCTCGGCTGCCACTCCCTCTGGCTGTGCGCCAGCTGCCAATCCTGCACGACGCGCTGCCCCAACTCCATCGACGTGGCCCACATCATGGACACGCTCAGGCACATGGCCCGGCGCGACGGCTACGCCACCGAGTACGGGGTCAAGTCCTTCACGGACAGCTTCCTTGAGTCCGTTGAGCGTCACGGCCGGGCCTTCGAGCTGGGGCTCATGATGCTCTACACCATGAAGACCGGCAAATTCTGGACCGACGTCGACCTGGCCCCGGCCATGCTCGCCAAGGGCAAGCTCGGGTTCAAGCCGCACCCCGTGCAGAACAAGGAAGCCATCTCAAAGATTTTCAAGCGGTTCAGAGAGGAGTTCGCCCAGTGA
- the gltA gene encoding NADPH-dependent glutamate synthase — protein sequence MCAHAPTNKKVGSKAPRTAMPEQDPRQRVRNFSEVTTGYTPEMALAEAQRCLQCKKPLCRKGCPVEIDIPGFIAPILEGDLDKAYKVLRDTNSLPAVCGRVCPQETQCEGACILGKKGEPVAIGRLERFVADTFMAKDACEEITGTQACTLEREDLKVACIGGGPSSLTVAGYLSALGIKVHVFEALHEVGGVLVYGIPEFRLPKAIVRREIDAMRALGVEFHTNWVGGKTITVDDLKAQGFNAIFIGVGAGLPKFLRVPGENLIGVFSANEYLTRVNLGRAYEFPKSDTPAYTGKNVVVFGAGNVAMDAARTAMRLGADKVSIAYRRTENEMPARLEELHHAKDEGLELLCLHAPIEFKGDEKGWLKSIVLQKMQLGEPDESGRCSPVACDGQFCEIPCDMAVIAVGTGSNPLIGQTTPGLELNKWGYIVVNEETGETSIPNVYAGGDIVTGAATVISAMGAGRRAAKEIAKRLLG from the coding sequence ATGTGTGCACATGCTCCAACAAATAAGAAGGTAGGCAGCAAGGCCCCCCGCACGGCCATGCCGGAGCAGGACCCGCGCCAGCGCGTGCGCAACTTCTCCGAAGTGACCACGGGCTACACCCCCGAAATGGCCCTGGCCGAGGCCCAGCGCTGCCTGCAGTGCAAGAAGCCCCTGTGCCGCAAGGGCTGCCCCGTGGAGATCGACATCCCGGGCTTCATCGCCCCCATCCTCGAGGGCGACCTGGACAAGGCCTACAAGGTGCTGCGCGACACCAACTCCCTGCCCGCCGTGTGCGGCCGGGTCTGCCCCCAGGAGACGCAGTGCGAAGGCGCGTGCATCCTGGGCAAGAAGGGCGAGCCCGTGGCCATCGGCCGGCTGGAGCGCTTCGTGGCCGACACCTTCATGGCCAAGGACGCCTGCGAGGAGATCACCGGCACCCAGGCATGCACCCTGGAGCGCGAGGACCTCAAGGTCGCCTGCATCGGCGGCGGCCCCTCCAGCCTGACCGTTGCGGGCTACCTCTCCGCCCTGGGCATCAAGGTGCACGTGTTCGAGGCCCTGCACGAGGTGGGCGGGGTGCTGGTCTACGGCATCCCCGAGTTCCGCCTGCCCAAGGCCATCGTCCGCCGCGAGATCGACGCCATGCGCGCGCTCGGCGTGGAGTTCCACACCAACTGGGTTGGCGGCAAGACCATCACCGTGGACGACCTCAAGGCCCAGGGCTTCAACGCCATCTTCATCGGCGTGGGCGCCGGCCTGCCCAAGTTCCTGCGCGTGCCGGGCGAGAACCTGATCGGCGTGTTCTCGGCCAACGAATACCTGACCCGCGTGAACCTGGGCCGCGCCTACGAGTTCCCCAAGAGCGACACCCCGGCCTACACGGGCAAGAACGTGGTGGTCTTCGGCGCGGGCAACGTGGCCATGGACGCCGCGCGCACGGCCATGCGCCTGGGCGCGGACAAGGTCTCCATCGCCTACCGCCGCACCGAGAACGAGATGCCCGCCCGCCTGGAGGAGCTGCACCACGCCAAGGACGAGGGCCTGGAGCTGCTCTGCCTGCACGCGCCCATCGAGTTCAAGGGCGACGAGAAGGGCTGGCTCAAGTCCATCGTGCTCCAGAAGATGCAGCTGGGCGAGCCCGACGAGTCGGGCCGCTGCTCCCCCGTGGCCTGCGACGGGCAGTTCTGCGAGATCCCCTGCGACATGGCCGTCATCGCCGTGGGCACGGGCTCCAACCCGCTCATCGGGCAGACCACGCCGGGCCTTGAGTTGAACAAGTGGGGCTACATCGTGGTCAACGAGGAAACCGGCGAGACCTCCATCCCCAACGTGTACGCGGGCGGGGACATCGTCACCGGCGCGGCGACCGTCATCTCGGCCATGGGCGCGGGACGCAGGGCCGCCAAGGAAATCGCCAAGAGGCTTCTTGGCTAA